The Takifugu rubripes chromosome 3, fTakRub1.2, whole genome shotgun sequence genome contains a region encoding:
- the LOC101078748 gene encoding microtubule-associated protein RP/EB family member 1, translating to MAVNVYSTSVTSDNLSRHDMLVWINESLQMNLTKIEMLCSGAAYCQFMDMLFPNCVPLKKVKFGAKLEHEYIHNFKLLQVSFKKMGVDKIIPVDKLVKGKFQDNFEFVQWFKKFFDANYDGKEYDPVEARQGQDGMPPPTSATSALTKPPKKPLTQATPRPPVAKVAPKVSNVSAKKPAVGGDDERAELLNELESLKSAIQDMEKERDFYFGKLRNIELICQEKEGEDDETLASIMGILYATDDGFVIPENEDQEEF from the exons ATGGCTGTGAACGTCTACTCCACCTCGGTCACCAGCGACAACCTGAGCCGCCACGACATGTTGGTGTGGATCAACGAGTCTCTGCAGATGAACCTCACCAAGATCGAGATGCTGTGTTCAG gAGCTGCTTACTGCCAGTTCATGGACATGCTCTTCCCCAACTGTGTCCCTCTCAAGAAGGTCAAGTTTGGAGCCAAGCTGGAGCACGAATACATCCACAACTtcaagctgctgcaggtctcctTCAAAAAGATGGGCGTGGACAAG aTCATCCCAGTAGACAAACTGGTGAAGGGGAAGTTCCAGGACAACTTTGAGTTCGTCCAGTGGTTCAAGAAGTTCTTCGACGCCAACTACGATGGGAAGGAGTACGACCCCGTGGAGGCCAGGCAGGGCCAGGAtggaatgcccccccccacctctgctaCCTCGGCCCTCACCAAACCCCCCAAGAAGCCCCTCACTCAAG CCACGCCCAGACCACCCGTTGCCAAGGTGGCCCCCAAAGTCTCCAACGTCAGCGCCAAGAAGCCGGCGGTGGGCGGGGATGACGAGAGGGCGGAGCTTCTGAACGAG TTGGAGTCGCTGAAGTCGGCCATCCAGGAcatggagaaagagagggacttttattttggaaagcTGCGGAACATTGAGCTCATCTGCCAGGAGAAGGAAGGCGAGGACGACGAGACGTTAGCCAGCATCATGGGCATCCTCTACGCCACAGAC GATGGGTTTGTCATACCAGAAAATGAGGACCAGGAGGAGTTTTAA